One region of Oceanipulchritudo coccoides genomic DNA includes:
- the alaS gene encoding alanine--tRNA ligase: MTSAEIRQSFLDFFASKQHKIVPSASLMPTAPNLLFTNAGMNPFVPYFLGDREAADRRIADTQKCIRAGGKHNDLDDVGLDTYHQTFFEMLGNWSFGDYFKKEAIEWAWELLTEVWKFPTDRLYVTVYKPGKGDPAEFDQEAYDIWAKVLKKSGLVPEERILTGGKKDNFWMMGDTGPCGPCSEIHIDLTTAGDTQGKLVNADSPYCIELWNLVFIQFNADEHGNFSPLKNKHIDTGMGFERVAGIIATTKGFTDFSNPPSNYNCDLFTPIFAQISEMCGHSYKATLPANPHEPTEAEMLDIAFRVIADHIRTLSCAIADGILPGNEGRNYVLRRILRRAVLYGRRLDLKDGFFTKLVEPVIEILGGVFPELKTQETIIRKIIASEEAAFERTIERGLLMLEKIFSTDPDQISGEDAFTLYDTHGFPLDLTQIIAAEKGLTVDTEGFQKAMNIQRERARAARQTSVIRVSEDSDDSSSTEFIGFDNGRLTGTEAVVTNVITDEGKTFIVLDKTPCYAEMGGQVGDKGSLSIDGKTYPLVNTTRDANGHSLHEVSGNLDASAVGKTAKVNVDVPYRKAVQRHHSATHILHHALRSILGTHVQQAGSFVGPDRLRFDFSHFEQISTEDLRAIENFCQEKILENDPVKWYEVPYSEKPEDVIAFFGEKYGDTVRIVDVGGWSKELCGGTHVSATGEIGPFKIVSESAIAAGTRRIEAVCGSAASGLIEERFSILANLAQTFASKPAELPDRVKDLQNRLTEAEKSLKQLKAQAQSSQTAELKDETRQIGGLCVLVKRLQVDNPNDLRTLAAKAFKEIEGDLLVFGAPLGEKVTLVAMASDEAIAKGFKAGDLVRTLTAELGGKGGGKPDFAMGGGTMPDKLEAVLAAWLNNLEKSE; the protein is encoded by the coding sequence ATGACCTCCGCTGAAATCCGTCAGTCGTTTCTTGATTTCTTTGCCAGCAAGCAGCACAAGATCGTGCCGTCAGCCTCGCTGATGCCAACCGCGCCCAACTTGCTCTTTACCAATGCCGGCATGAATCCTTTCGTGCCGTATTTTCTCGGTGACCGGGAAGCGGCAGACCGGCGCATCGCAGATACCCAGAAGTGTATCCGGGCAGGCGGTAAACACAACGATCTCGATGATGTCGGACTGGATACCTATCACCAGACATTCTTTGAAATGCTGGGAAACTGGTCATTCGGGGATTACTTCAAAAAAGAGGCCATCGAGTGGGCATGGGAGCTTTTGACCGAAGTGTGGAAATTCCCGACAGACCGGTTGTACGTGACCGTCTACAAGCCCGGCAAGGGCGATCCGGCCGAGTTTGACCAGGAGGCCTACGACATTTGGGCGAAGGTACTCAAGAAGAGCGGTCTTGTCCCGGAAGAGCGGATATTGACCGGCGGCAAGAAAGACAATTTCTGGATGATGGGAGATACGGGCCCCTGCGGTCCCTGCTCGGAGATCCACATTGACCTGACCACTGCCGGCGATACGCAAGGCAAGCTCGTCAATGCCGACTCACCTTACTGCATCGAGCTCTGGAACTTGGTCTTTATCCAGTTTAACGCCGATGAGCATGGCAATTTCAGCCCGTTGAAGAACAAGCACATCGATACCGGCATGGGCTTTGAACGGGTTGCCGGGATTATTGCCACAACCAAGGGATTCACGGATTTCTCAAATCCGCCCAGTAATTACAATTGCGACCTCTTCACGCCAATCTTCGCCCAGATTTCGGAAATGTGCGGGCATTCATACAAGGCCACCCTGCCGGCTAACCCACACGAACCAACTGAGGCGGAAATGCTGGATATCGCCTTCCGTGTCATTGCCGACCATATCCGGACACTGAGCTGTGCCATCGCTGACGGAATCCTGCCCGGAAATGAAGGCCGTAATTACGTCCTTCGACGAATTCTCCGCAGGGCTGTCCTGTATGGACGCCGGCTTGACTTAAAGGATGGCTTTTTCACCAAGTTGGTTGAACCAGTGATAGAAATCCTGGGAGGAGTCTTCCCGGAACTGAAAACCCAGGAAACGATCATCCGGAAAATCATCGCCAGCGAGGAAGCAGCCTTTGAGCGAACGATCGAGCGAGGGCTCCTGATGCTCGAGAAGATTTTCTCTACTGACCCAGACCAGATCTCCGGGGAAGATGCCTTTACCCTCTACGACACACACGGTTTCCCACTTGACCTCACCCAGATCATAGCCGCTGAGAAGGGCCTCACCGTTGATACGGAAGGGTTTCAGAAGGCAATGAATATCCAGCGGGAGCGGGCACGGGCAGCACGACAGACCAGCGTGATCCGCGTTTCGGAAGATTCGGATGACAGCAGCTCCACCGAGTTTATTGGTTTCGACAACGGCAGACTCACCGGCACTGAAGCAGTCGTCACCAATGTGATAACAGACGAAGGAAAGACATTTATTGTCCTGGACAAGACACCTTGCTATGCGGAAATGGGTGGACAAGTCGGTGACAAGGGGAGTTTGTCGATCGATGGCAAAACGTATCCACTCGTCAATACAACCCGTGATGCAAACGGCCATTCCCTGCACGAGGTAAGCGGAAACCTGGATGCTTCCGCTGTCGGCAAGACGGCCAAAGTGAATGTTGATGTCCCTTACCGTAAAGCGGTACAACGCCATCATAGCGCAACGCACATTCTCCATCATGCCTTGCGGTCCATTCTTGGCACCCATGTCCAACAGGCAGGCTCTTTTGTCGGCCCAGACCGCCTTCGCTTCGATTTCAGCCACTTTGAGCAGATCAGTACGGAGGATCTCCGCGCAATCGAGAACTTCTGCCAGGAAAAGATCCTGGAGAACGATCCGGTAAAATGGTATGAAGTCCCCTACTCCGAGAAGCCGGAAGACGTGATTGCATTCTTCGGGGAAAAGTATGGCGACACTGTCCGCATTGTCGATGTGGGAGGATGGAGCAAGGAACTATGTGGAGGCACACACGTTTCAGCAACCGGGGAAATTGGTCCTTTCAAGATTGTCTCCGAATCGGCAATTGCTGCCGGTACGCGCCGAATAGAGGCAGTTTGCGGAAGTGCTGCTTCCGGATTGATTGAGGAGCGCTTCTCGATATTGGCCAACCTGGCGCAAACCTTCGCCTCCAAGCCAGCTGAGCTGCCGGACCGCGTCAAGGACCTGCAAAACCGGCTGACTGAAGCGGAGAAAAGCTTGAAGCAGTTGAAGGCACAGGCACAAAGCAGCCAGACGGCCGAGTTGAAGGATGAAACCAGGCAGATCGGAGGGCTTTGTGTATTGGTTAAGCGACTACAGGTTGATAATCCAAACGACTTGCGCACCTTGGCTGCCAAGGCTTTCAAGGAAATAGAAGGAGATCTTCTCGTATTTGGTGCCCCCTTGGGCGAGAAGGTGACCTTGGTCGCCATGGCTTCCGATGAAGCAATCGCAAAGGGCTTCAAGGCTGGAGATCTGGTCCGTACACTCACCGCCGAACTAGGCGGCAAAGGGGGCGGCAAGCCCGACTTCGCAATGGGTGGCGGCACCATGCCCGACAAGCTGGAGGCCGTTCTGGCCGCCTGGCTAAACAATTTGGAGAAAAGTGAATAA
- a CDS encoding YhbY family RNA-binding protein, giving the protein MTSSLALSSAERKLYRGRAMNLKPAVMVGRSGATDTVIKAVDQALTQDGLIKIRLEAPDKPTRKQWLQTIAESTRSTVCGEVGHTASLYRPSQTKSQPETA; this is encoded by the coding sequence ATGACATCATCCCTCGCCCTCAGTTCAGCTGAACGTAAACTCTATCGTGGTCGCGCGATGAATCTTAAACCGGCTGTGATGGTAGGTCGCTCTGGTGCCACAGACACTGTGATCAAGGCCGTTGACCAGGCGCTCACACAGGATGGGTTGATCAAGATTCGCCTTGAAGCACCGGACAAGCCAACCCGGAAGCAATGGCTTCAGACCATTGCCGAGTCCACGCGCTCCACGGTGTGCGGGGAAGTCGGCCACACCGCCTCCCTCTACCGGCCTTCGCAGACTAAAAGCCAACCTGAGACCGCCTGA